CGAGTTCGTATAGAGGTTTATCAAGGATAATATCACCCTCCGATTTTACGGCAATAATTTCAGTTTTATACCCTAAATCGTTTAATTTTTTTTCAACGGTATGCGCTTGCCAAAGTGCTAATTCACTATCGCGTGTTCCTATTCTAATAACTTTTTCAGCCATATTATTTTAAAAACATTGTTTTATTTTTAACCATTAAGAAATTAAGGTTCATTTAAGGTTTTTTTTGAAAGAGTTTATAAGCAATCTTAATTTTCTAAATCTCTAATGCTTAAAAAATTATATTTTATTTTAACCACTAAAAATTACTTAATCTTCTAATTTAGAAAAAAATTCGTTTACTAATGGTTTCATTGACTTTGTTATGTTTGTTGTATTGAAATTAATCAATAGCCCTTGCGGCCTTTGTAATAATTTCATATATGTTAATAATTGAGCTTCATGAATTGGTAATAGATTTTCTATTGCTTTTAATTCAACCACAACACAATCATTTACAAGTAAATCAATTCTTAAATTTGATTCTAATTTGAGCTCATAATAATCAATTTTAACACTCAATTGTTGTTTTACATCATATCCGCTTCTTTCTAATTCATATTTTAGACATTGCTCATAAACACTTTCTAGAAGTCCTGGCCCAAGCTCTTTATGAACCTTTATGGCAAACCCAGTAATCTCATAAGACAATTTCGTAACATCTTTTTTTGTCATAGAATTTTTTCAACCATTTTTCAGTAATTAACTAAACCTTAATTTTCTTAATATCTTAATGGTTAACATTTATGACAAATTGATTTTGTATTTTTCTTCGATTTCAGAAGGAATATTTTTTGGTACTAATTGTCCAATTTGAAATATTTTTTCAATAAACTCAATACTGTCATCTACCGAAGTATTTTCATCTTTCAAATGAGTAGCAAATTGATTCGTAATTTTTTGAATAATTCTAGCACTGATTAAATCAGCCTGTTCCTCATTAAAATTAGATGTTTTTTTTCTTTGAAAAGCCAATTCACTTGCTACTATATCGTTCAATTTAGCTTTTAATGCGTGGATGGTTGGTGCATATTTACGACCATTCATCCAAATATTAAATTCTAATTTTATATCCTCGATAATTGCTTCGGCAGCAGGAATATGTTGTTTTCTTCTTTCTAGAGTATCATCTGTTATTTGAGACAAATAATCCAAATGTATTAAAGTTACACCCTCGATTTGTTCTACATCAGGATTCACATTTCTAGGAATGGATAAATCCAAAATTAATAACGGTTTTTTTAAATTCAACAATGCTTTGTCTATTGTTGGATTTTTAGCACCTGTAGCTACAACCAAAACATCTGTTTGTTGAAGTTCTTCTTGTAAATTGGCATAATCTTTTACGATTACATTTAATTTACCAGCTAAAATTTCGGCTTTATTTTTGGTTCTGTTTACCAAAGTAATATGACCGTTTTTAGTATGCTTTACAAGGTTTTCACAAGTATTTCTACCTATTTTTCCTGTTCCGAAAAGTAGAATATTTTTGTCTCCAATGTTTTCTACATTTCTAATAATATATTGTACAGATGCAAACGAAACGGATGTTGCACCAGATGATATTTCAGTATCTGTTTTGATTTTTTTGCTCGCCTGAATCACCGAGT
The Flavobacterium sp. 5 DNA segment above includes these coding regions:
- a CDS encoding GxxExxY protein; amino-acid sequence: MTKKDVTKLSYEITGFAIKVHKELGPGLLESVYEQCLKYELERSGYDVKQQLSVKIDYYELKLESNLRIDLLVNDCVVVELKAIENLLPIHEAQLLTYMKLLQRPQGLLINFNTTNITKSMKPLVNEFFSKLED
- the hemA gene encoding glutamyl-tRNA reductase yields the protein MENFNMSKTTTFYALGLSYKKADATIRGKFSLDANAQSALLEQAKVEGIESLLVTSTCNRTEIYGFANHPYELIKLLCDNSNGSVEEFREVAFIYKNQEAVNHMFRVGTGLDSQILGDFEIISQIKNAFNQSKALDLVNTFLDRLVNSVIQASKKIKTDTEISSGATSVSFASVQYIIRNVENIGDKNILLFGTGKIGRNTCENLVKHTKNGHITLVNRTKNKAEILAGKLNVIVKDYANLQEELQQTDVLVVATGAKNPTIDKALLNLKKPLLILDLSIPRNVNPDVEQIEGVTLIHLDYLSQITDDTLERRKQHIPAAEAIIEDIKLEFNIWMNGRKYAPTIHALKAKLNDIVASELAFQRKKTSNFNEEQADLISARIIQKITNQFATHLKDENTSVDDSIEFIEKIFQIGQLVPKNIPSEIEEKYKINLS